In Primulina huaijiensis isolate GDHJ02 chromosome 16, ASM1229523v2, whole genome shotgun sequence, a single genomic region encodes these proteins:
- the LOC140960962 gene encoding uncharacterized protein, translating into MRMYIKSIKEIAWQRVLDGRSPPRIVDADGDSCRVKPESAWSNNEVQTSNFNSKALNAIFTSVDVNMFSLIKNCTSAKEAWEIIQKHCEGSESVRRTKLRMLTSKFESLRMEDNETIIEYDRGL; encoded by the coding sequence ATGAGGATGTACATAAAATCCATCAAGGAAATAGCTTGGCAACGGGTTCTAGATGGTCGGTCACCACCTAGAATTGTTGATGCTGATGGTGACAGCTGCCGAGTTAAACCTGAGAGTGCATGGTCTAATAATGAGGTTCAGACATCAAATTTCAACTCAAAGGCACTGAATGCCATCTTTACCTCTGTTGATGTCAACATGTTCAGCCTTATCAAAAATTGTACATCTGCCAAAGAAGCATGGGAAATTATCCAAAAGCACTGCGAAGGATCTGAAAGTGTCCGTAGAACCAAACTGAGGATGCTGACCTCCAAATTTGAGAGCCTGAGAATGGAAGACAATGAGACAATTATTGAATATGATCGAGGACTCTGA